In Sutterella faecalis, a genomic segment contains:
- a CDS encoding helix-turn-helix transcriptional regulator, which produces MSAEVNARSSLNEAFVMIRILELIPQHRWITMTQIRNQLAADGIPLQRRTLERYMKTIRENPQLFPVKANMDSRPYGFQWDTAGRGLHFPVLGPQETLLLRLADEYLHYLLPSSVLSGLRPLFRDARKSTEVQASSRASSWLRKVKVVSPALPFLPPQISRPVFDAVTEALLEDRMVSIRYRNARDRVLEANVKPLGLVQQDVRTYLVCQFEKFSDYRHLAMHRIEAATVSCIEFERPEDFDLEDYTANAPFNYSQGRTVKLELLTDDPTLIKNLSETPFNTTQTIEEKSLEDGTLAWTVTVMLEDSILLDGWLAMRRNSILSTTKTLVRDNREKAKTADGKSDAPVREYAGVPHTELLVENHRIVEK; this is translated from the coding sequence ATGTCCGCAGAAGTAAACGCCAGATCCTCGCTCAATGAAGCCTTCGTGATGATCCGCATCCTTGAGCTCATCCCGCAGCATCGCTGGATCACGATGACGCAGATCCGCAATCAGCTCGCTGCCGACGGCATTCCGCTCCAGCGCCGCACGCTCGAGCGCTACATGAAGACAATCCGCGAGAATCCGCAGTTATTTCCCGTCAAGGCGAACATGGATTCGCGCCCTTACGGCTTCCAGTGGGACACAGCAGGACGGGGTCTTCACTTTCCGGTGCTCGGTCCTCAGGAAACGCTCCTTCTGCGGCTCGCCGATGAGTATCTGCACTATCTGCTCCCCTCGAGCGTCCTCTCGGGACTGCGGCCGCTCTTTCGCGATGCGCGAAAGAGCACGGAAGTACAGGCTTCTAGCCGGGCATCCTCGTGGCTGAGAAAAGTAAAGGTGGTGAGTCCGGCGCTTCCCTTCCTCCCCCCGCAGATTTCCCGCCCGGTTTTCGATGCCGTGACGGAGGCGCTCCTCGAGGACCGGATGGTCTCCATTCGCTACCGCAACGCCCGCGACCGGGTGCTCGAAGCGAATGTGAAGCCCCTCGGCCTCGTGCAGCAGGATGTCAGAACGTACCTTGTCTGCCAGTTTGAGAAGTTCAGCGACTATCGGCACCTCGCCATGCACCGGATCGAGGCGGCGACCGTGAGCTGCATTGAATTCGAACGCCCCGAGGATTTTGATCTAGAGGACTATACGGCCAACGCCCCCTTCAATTATTCGCAGGGACGTACCGTGAAGCTTGAACTTCTCACGGACGATCCGACGCTCATTAAGAACCTCTCTGAAACGCCCTTCAATACCACGCAGACGATTGAAGAGAAGTCTCTTGAGGACGGCACGCTCGCCTGGACCGTCACCGTCATGCTCGAGGATTCAATCCTTCTAGACGGCTGGCTCGCGATGCGGCGCAATTCCATTCTTTCGACCACGAAGACGCTCGTGCGCGACAACCGGGAAAAGGCAAAAACGGCCGACGGCAAATCCGACGCCCCCGTGCGGGAATATGCGGGCGTTCCGCACACGGAACTTCTCGTTGAAAACCACCGCATCGTTGAGAAGTGA
- the pssA gene encoding CDP-diacylglycerol--serine O-phosphatidyltransferase: protein MTEPNTPRRESLASIGQRRFQAVKSKSIYVLPNAFTAAALFAAFYGIIQAMNGNFSVAAIAVFFSMLFDGMDGRVARLTHTQSEFGVQMDSLADAVSFGIAPALIVYEFSLVELGKLGWATAFIYALCALLRLARFNCNVGVVSKNYFQGLPSPAAAALVCGFVWLAVENRLPDWLLPHQSTIALVVTLYAGLTMVSNAPFFSGKSYAVVRTIPFWVIVVASLAFIVISSNVSLSIFVLFCIYALSGYVYEFWCWWRGRPNPIQADLAAQQAQLEKEEAAKKDAA, encoded by the coding sequence ATGACAGAACCCAATACGCCTCGCCGCGAGAGTCTTGCTTCCATCGGTCAGCGCCGCTTTCAGGCGGTGAAGTCGAAGAGCATTTATGTGCTCCCGAACGCCTTTACTGCAGCTGCGCTCTTCGCAGCCTTCTACGGCATCATTCAGGCGATGAACGGCAACTTCTCCGTTGCCGCCATTGCGGTTTTCTTCTCCATGCTCTTTGACGGCATGGACGGACGCGTCGCGCGCCTCACGCACACGCAGTCGGAATTCGGCGTCCAGATGGACAGCCTCGCCGATGCGGTGAGCTTCGGCATTGCGCCTGCGCTCATCGTCTACGAATTTTCACTCGTTGAATTGGGCAAGCTCGGCTGGGCCACGGCCTTCATCTACGCCCTCTGCGCGCTCCTGAGACTCGCTCGCTTCAACTGCAACGTCGGCGTCGTAAGCAAGAATTACTTCCAGGGGCTTCCATCGCCTGCCGCCGCGGCACTCGTCTGCGGATTCGTCTGGCTCGCGGTCGAAAACCGGCTTCCAGACTGGCTTCTTCCGCACCAGAGCACCATTGCGCTCGTGGTGACGCTCTATGCCGGCCTCACGATGGTGAGCAATGCGCCCTTCTTCTCGGGCAAAAGCTATGCCGTCGTGCGCACGATTCCCTTCTGGGTGATCGTCGTCGCCTCTCTTGCCTTCATCGTCATTTCGAGCAACGTTTCGCTCTCGATCTTCGTGCTCTTCTGCATCTACGCGCTCTCGGGCTACGTGTACGAGTTCTGGTGCTGGTGGAGAGGCCGTCCGAATCCGATTCAGGCCGATCTTGCCGCCCAGCAGGCTCAGCTTGAAAAAGAGGAAGCCGCCAAAAAGGATGCCGCGTGA
- a CDS encoding lytic murein transglycosylase has protein sequence MAHSIRFSLAPLALALCALSACAAPDRDARGLETPALAEAAPAPAAQKPEAASDAKREKPVEPPQTEAPQPEAQKIEEPRAISPVSGSPAASDYAERPDVQAFIRKLSSERGIPLDWLEAGVAVARYSPLSEKYTTPRPNANKKTTAEKNFLLYERNLVNSERIRRGAEFLEDNREIFDRVEADTGVSRYAVAAIIGVESIFGRNMGRFRVLDALMTLSFDYTRRSKYYLAELSDFLEFCWRQQIEPVAVSGSFAGAMGLGQFMPSSLKAYGKDGDGDGHIDIVGNEADGIASVANFLLVHGWARGERPLYRVSATPEIFKATGSGGIKTHTTAGALLRAGVKPLEKLPLAEDEPALLVDLPWIKASNEKGVDYYIGTSSFAAILRYNRSYFYAAAVSLLADELEREFGENAPGAQTQPLKQ, from the coding sequence ATGGCACATTCGATCCGCTTTTCCCTCGCTCCGCTCGCGCTCGCCCTTTGCGCGCTCTCCGCCTGCGCCGCGCCTGATCGGGATGCCCGGGGACTTGAAACGCCGGCGCTCGCGGAAGCGGCTCCGGCCCCGGCAGCTCAGAAACCGGAAGCTGCCTCCGATGCGAAGAGAGAGAAGCCCGTCGAGCCGCCTCAGACTGAGGCGCCTCAACCCGAAGCGCAGAAGATTGAGGAGCCTCGCGCCATCAGTCCCGTGAGCGGAAGCCCCGCAGCTTCGGACTATGCCGAGCGCCCGGACGTACAGGCCTTCATCAGAAAGCTTTCCTCGGAACGCGGGATCCCGCTCGACTGGCTCGAGGCGGGCGTGGCCGTCGCGCGCTATTCGCCGCTCTCAGAGAAGTACACCACGCCGAGACCCAACGCCAACAAGAAAACGACGGCTGAAAAGAACTTTCTCCTTTACGAAAGAAACCTGGTCAACAGCGAACGCATCCGCCGCGGAGCCGAGTTCCTTGAAGACAACCGGGAAATTTTCGATCGGGTGGAAGCCGATACCGGCGTCTCGCGCTATGCGGTTGCGGCAATCATCGGCGTCGAATCGATTTTCGGACGCAACATGGGGCGCTTTCGCGTGCTCGACGCCCTGATGACGCTGTCCTTCGACTACACGCGGCGCTCAAAGTACTACCTCGCAGAACTCTCGGACTTCCTCGAATTCTGCTGGCGGCAGCAAATTGAGCCGGTTGCCGTGTCGGGCTCCTTTGCGGGCGCCATGGGACTCGGGCAGTTCATGCCCTCGTCGCTCAAGGCCTACGGCAAGGACGGCGACGGAGACGGCCATATTGATATTGTCGGAAACGAAGCCGACGGCATCGCCTCGGTTGCCAACTTCCTTCTCGTTCACGGCTGGGCGCGGGGCGAACGTCCGCTCTACCGCGTTTCCGCCACGCCCGAAATCTTCAAGGCAACCGGTTCGGGCGGCATCAAAACGCACACCACTGCCGGAGCGCTCCTTCGCGCCGGCGTGAAGCCCCTTGAAAAGCTTCCGCTCGCCGAGGATGAGCCGGCGCTTCTCGTTGATCTCCCGTGGATCAAGGCGTCGAACGAAAAGGGCGTCGACTACTACATCGGAACATCGTCCTTCGCCGCCATTCTTCGCTACAACCGAAGCTACTTCTATGCGGCCGCAGTGTCGCTTCTGGCCGACGAGCTCGAGCGCGAATTTGGGGAAAACGCGCCGGGAGCCCAGACGCAGCCTCTGAAACAGTAA
- a CDS encoding DMT family transporter, which produces MLIGVLLGIAAGALWGLIYIAPLVVPEYNPVLVALSRFIAFGVISLPFLYVFRRELRAFSRADIWQAFKLPLFGNVLFYCLLTICIRLAGAPLAGMFMAVIPVLVAIASNIRYAGSDSAVPWSKILPPLAVIFLGLIVANLTEFENAAKASATGGEEYWIGVGFGLAAVVSWTWFSIMNAEWLLKHPQHSTGAWTALQGVTVLPLALGLFAVLAWPAGFMDTSVTVMGAAPWKFLGVALTIGLLCSWVAMVCWNRMSQLLPAALGGQLIVFESVFAVVYALIWRGEMPTLSMTIGFLVLMGGVLGSLRVFQAQSHSAVADQAREAVAGLEAGKAAANREVIESEGTSGE; this is translated from the coding sequence ATGCTGATCGGCGTCCTCCTCGGCATTGCCGCCGGGGCCCTCTGGGGTCTCATTTACATTGCCCCGCTCGTTGTTCCTGAATACAACCCCGTGCTCGTCGCGCTCTCGCGCTTCATTGCGTTCGGCGTGATTTCGCTCCCCTTCCTCTACGTCTTCCGTCGGGAACTCAGGGCCTTTTCGCGCGCCGACATCTGGCAGGCCTTCAAGCTTCCGCTCTTCGGAAACGTCCTTTTCTACTGCCTCCTCACGATCTGCATCCGCCTGGCAGGCGCGCCGCTCGCGGGCATGTTCATGGCCGTGATCCCGGTTCTCGTCGCGATCGCCTCCAACATCCGCTACGCCGGTTCCGATTCGGCCGTGCCCTGGAGCAAAATTCTCCCGCCCCTTGCGGTCATCTTCCTCGGCCTCATCGTCGCCAATCTGACGGAATTTGAAAATGCCGCCAAAGCGTCCGCCACGGGCGGCGAGGAATACTGGATCGGCGTCGGCTTCGGGCTCGCAGCCGTCGTCTCCTGGACCTGGTTCTCAATCATGAATGCCGAGTGGCTCCTCAAGCACCCGCAGCACAGCACCGGCGCCTGGACGGCGCTCCAGGGCGTGACGGTTCTTCCGCTCGCGCTCGGACTCTTTGCCGTTCTCGCCTGGCCTGCCGGCTTCATGGATACGAGCGTCACCGTCATGGGCGCTGCTCCATGGAAGTTCCTCGGGGTCGCCCTCACGATCGGTCTCCTCTGCTCGTGGGTGGCCATGGTCTGCTGGAACCGCATGAGTCAGCTTCTTCCCGCCGCGCTCGGCGGACAGCTCATCGTTTTTGAATCCGTCTTTGCCGTCGTCTATGCGCTCATCTGGCGCGGCGAAATGCCGACCCTCTCGATGACGATCGGCTTCCTCGTCCTCATGGGCGGCGTTCTCGGGTCCCTGCGGGTCTTCCAGGCGCAGAGCCATTCCGCGGTGGCCGATCAGGCCCGGGAAGCGGTTGCCGGCCTCGAAGCTGGAAAGGCCGCCGCCAACCGCGAGGTCATCGAATCCGAGGGAACCAGCGGCGAATAA
- a CDS encoding fumarylacetoacetate hydrolase family protein translates to MSFLFAPPAQAVIPVQDERYEFFPVNRVYGAARNYAASEAARAEKAGSIPPLFLKAADTVTPVRDGETYEWVMPPRTAKMVPELELVACLHKGGRNLSVEEAEECIWGWCVGFDFTRRLSPEDLPAGGPWDLMKTLDGGAPVSAVRPAYRTPLPAPSEIYLYQNNKKVQSASTSFMIASPAELIALISRYWEVRPGDLIFTGAPVNVPEAHAGDVFEGGVNGVGKLRVKIAAPE, encoded by the coding sequence ATGTCCTTTCTTTTTGCTCCGCCCGCTCAGGCGGTGATCCCGGTTCAGGATGAACGCTATGAATTTTTCCCCGTCAACCGCGTTTACGGCGCCGCGCGAAACTACGCGGCTTCGGAAGCGGCCCGGGCGGAAAAAGCGGGTTCGATCCCGCCGCTCTTTTTGAAGGCTGCCGATACGGTGACGCCGGTGCGGGATGGAGAAACGTATGAATGGGTGATGCCGCCCCGTACCGCAAAAATGGTGCCGGAGCTTGAGCTGGTTGCATGCCTCCATAAAGGCGGGCGCAATCTTTCCGTAGAGGAAGCTGAGGAATGCATCTGGGGCTGGTGCGTGGGATTCGACTTTACGCGCCGTCTCTCGCCCGAAGACCTTCCCGCGGGAGGTCCCTGGGATCTCATGAAGACGCTCGACGGTGGGGCGCCTGTTTCTGCCGTGCGTCCCGCCTACCGCACGCCGCTTCCGGCGCCTTCTGAAATCTACCTCTACCAGAACAACAAGAAGGTGCAGTCGGCGAGCACAAGCTTCATGATCGCGTCGCCCGCGGAACTGATCGCCCTAATTTCCCGCTACTGGGAAGTGCGTCCGGGCGACCTCATCTTCACGGGCGCTCCCGTGAATGTGCCTGAAGCCCATGCGGGCGACGTCTTCGAAGGCGGCGTCAACGGCGTCGGGAAGCTTCGCGTGAAGATCGCCGCTCCTGAATAA